In Teredinibacter franksiae, a single window of DNA contains:
- a CDS encoding M23 family metallopeptidase has protein sequence MKIIVVSKRHGSTRSFTLGGWTRALLSACIVGIPVGAATFAVSYLTNESSDVMTADSAVAWNDSLEEQKVDVEQARNLAEKKVAAITLRVAELQARLVRLDALGERLTKMAKLDNGEFDFSSAPALGGPEQNLDESSYAPPDFQLVLEQLGQQIEDRQQQLNTLEALMAKRKLQNDVFLAGRPIKKGWMSSRYGRRSDPFNGRIAWHAGVDFAGKDGADIVAVAAGVVTWSGERYGYGELVEVNHGNGFKTRYAHCKSNLVKVGDVVKKGQIVALMGSSGRSTGPHVHFEVYKNGRTVDPSAYIHRTNR, from the coding sequence ATGAAAATAATCGTAGTGAGCAAACGACACGGCAGCACCCGCAGTTTTACGCTGGGTGGCTGGACACGTGCGTTGCTTTCAGCCTGTATTGTAGGTATTCCCGTTGGCGCAGCTACCTTCGCTGTCTCCTACCTCACTAACGAATCCTCAGACGTCATGACAGCCGATTCGGCCGTCGCTTGGAACGACTCCTTAGAAGAGCAAAAAGTTGACGTTGAACAAGCTCGCAACCTTGCCGAGAAAAAAGTAGCCGCCATTACCCTTCGGGTAGCCGAGCTACAAGCCCGGTTAGTTCGCTTAGATGCGTTGGGAGAGCGGCTGACCAAAATGGCTAAGCTCGACAATGGCGAGTTCGATTTCAGTAGTGCACCAGCGCTTGGCGGCCCAGAGCAAAATCTGGATGAATCCAGCTATGCGCCACCGGATTTTCAACTGGTGTTGGAGCAGTTGGGCCAACAAATTGAAGACCGACAGCAACAGCTCAATACCCTTGAAGCCTTGATGGCCAAGCGCAAGTTGCAAAATGACGTTTTCCTCGCCGGCCGGCCGATTAAAAAAGGTTGGATGTCTTCCCGTTATGGCCGTAGAAGTGACCCGTTTAATGGCCGTATAGCGTGGCACGCGGGTGTTGATTTTGCGGGTAAAGACGGTGCCGATATCGTCGCGGTTGCCGCAGGTGTGGTCACCTGGTCTGGAGAGCGTTACGGCTACGGTGAGTTGGTTGAAGTTAACCACGGTAATGGCTTCAAAACACGCTACGCCCACTGCAAATCAAACCTGGTCAAGGTTGGGGATGTAGTAAAAAAAGGGCAAATCGTTGCTCTAATGGGGTCTAGCGGCCGCTCAACAGGGCCTCACGTACATTTCGAAGTATACAAAAATGGTAGAACGGTCGATCCGTCTGCCTATATCCATCGTACGAACCGTTAA
- the secA gene encoding preprotein translocase subunit SecA produces MLGKLVRAVFGSKNDRELKRMGKVVLKINALEPQMEALSDEDLKAKTQEFRERYEKGETLDQLLPEAFAAAREASRRAMGMRHFDVQLIGGLTLHEGRISEMKTGEGKTLVATLATYLNAIPGQGVHIVTVNDYLARRDANWMRPVYEALGMTVGSIVSMQDQQEKYDAYRADITYGTNNEYGFDYLRDNMALRKEDRMQRPLFFAVVDEVDSILIDEARTPLIISGAAEDSSLLYKKINQIIPSLKRQTSNEEGEVLEPGHFGIDEKLRSVEMTEDGHQLVEDILIREGLLKEDESLYQASNLGLLHHIQSGLRAHHLFSLNVEYIVQDNQVVLIDEHTGRTMQGRRLSEGLHQAIEAKEGVNIQAESQTMASTTFQNYFRLYPKLSGMTGTADTEAFEFRQIYGLDVVVIPTNRPVQRQDLNDLIFLNMEDKYEAIIEDVKAFREKKAPVLVGTASVETSEEMSKRLNQAGIHHEVLNAKQHDREADIIAEAGRPGAVTIATNMAGRGTDIVLGGKWEAEIAKLENPSDEQIAAIKADWAIRHETVIGAGGLHIIGTERHESRRIDNQLRGRAGRQGDPGLSRFYLSLEDNLMRIFASDRMRSIMQTLGMEKGEAIEHRMVTNAIEKAQRKVEGRNFDYRKQLLEYDDVANDQRRVIYAQRNDLLDADDIADAISGIREDVVFGQMVNYIPPQSVEEQWDITGLEKRIKDDYGLEIPVQKWLDEDSNLHEDTLREKLVATFDEFYKDKEEKIGPVIRTLEKQLMLNVLDSLWKDHLQNMDNLRQGINLRAYAQKNPKQEYKRESFELFEQLLETLKFDVTRVLFRIEPISEEQMAEMDRRRQAEAEAEARKMKMQHESFSAMQPESEETMEQVKPEQPYVRGGKKIGRNDVCPCGSGKKYKACHGKIA; encoded by the coding sequence ATGTTAGGCAAACTCGTAAGGGCTGTATTTGGCTCCAAAAATGATCGTGAGCTGAAAAGGATGGGCAAGGTTGTCCTCAAAATTAATGCACTTGAACCGCAAATGGAGGCGCTTTCAGACGAGGATCTAAAAGCCAAAACACAAGAGTTTCGCGAGCGCTACGAGAAAGGCGAAACGCTGGACCAGCTTCTGCCAGAAGCGTTTGCAGCCGCGCGTGAAGCCAGCCGCCGAGCCATGGGCATGCGCCATTTCGACGTGCAGTTAATTGGTGGCCTTACTCTGCATGAAGGTCGAATTTCCGAGATGAAAACCGGTGAGGGTAAAACCCTCGTCGCGACATTAGCAACCTATCTAAATGCCATTCCCGGGCAGGGCGTACACATTGTTACGGTGAACGACTACCTTGCTCGACGAGACGCAAATTGGATGCGCCCTGTGTACGAAGCTTTAGGGATGACCGTAGGTTCGATTGTTTCCATGCAGGACCAGCAGGAAAAATATGATGCCTATCGGGCAGACATTACCTATGGCACCAACAACGAGTACGGGTTTGATTACCTGCGTGACAATATGGCGCTGCGTAAAGAAGATCGTATGCAACGGCCGCTGTTCTTTGCCGTAGTGGATGAAGTGGATTCGATTCTCATCGATGAAGCGCGAACGCCTTTAATTATTTCCGGTGCTGCCGAAGACAGCTCCCTGCTTTACAAAAAAATTAATCAGATAATTCCTTCTCTGAAACGCCAGACGAGCAATGAAGAGGGCGAAGTACTAGAGCCGGGCCACTTCGGTATTGATGAAAAACTGCGTTCTGTTGAGATGACCGAAGATGGTCATCAGCTGGTGGAAGATATCCTTATTCGTGAAGGGCTGCTAAAAGAAGATGAAAGTCTTTATCAGGCGTCTAACTTGGGCTTGCTACACCACATTCAATCCGGTTTACGTGCTCACCACTTGTTTAGCCTCAATGTGGAATACATTGTTCAAGATAACCAAGTGGTTCTTATTGACGAGCATACCGGGCGGACTATGCAGGGTCGCCGACTCTCCGAGGGCTTGCATCAGGCAATTGAAGCAAAAGAAGGCGTTAATATTCAGGCAGAAAGCCAGACTATGGCTTCCACTACTTTCCAGAACTATTTCCGTTTGTACCCGAAGTTGTCGGGTATGACCGGTACTGCCGATACAGAAGCTTTTGAATTTCGTCAAATTTACGGGCTGGATGTTGTAGTTATACCCACTAACCGCCCGGTGCAGCGACAGGACCTCAACGATCTTATTTTCCTTAATATGGAAGATAAGTACGAGGCAATTATTGAAGATGTAAAAGCCTTCCGCGAAAAGAAAGCCCCTGTGCTGGTAGGTACGGCGTCGGTGGAAACCTCTGAAGAAATGTCAAAGCGCCTAAATCAGGCGGGTATTCACCACGAAGTGCTCAATGCAAAACAGCACGACCGCGAGGCCGATATTATTGCTGAAGCCGGCAGGCCAGGCGCCGTGACTATTGCCACCAATATGGCCGGTCGTGGTACCGATATTGTTTTGGGTGGTAAGTGGGAAGCCGAAATAGCCAAGCTTGAAAATCCGTCGGATGAGCAAATAGCGGCAATTAAAGCCGATTGGGCCATACGCCACGAAACAGTCATTGGCGCAGGTGGTTTACATATTATTGGTACTGAGCGCCATGAGTCTCGCCGCATTGATAACCAGTTGCGTGGTCGCGCTGGGCGTCAGGGCGATCCGGGGCTTTCGCGTTTCTACCTATCGCTTGAAGATAATCTAATGCGTATTTTCGCCTCTGACCGTATGCGTTCCATTATGCAAACGCTGGGTATGGAAAAAGGTGAAGCGATTGAGCATCGCATGGTGACCAATGCTATCGAAAAGGCCCAGCGCAAAGTGGAAGGCCGCAACTTCGATTACCGTAAACAACTACTGGAATACGATGATGTAGCCAACGATCAGCGTCGGGTTATTTACGCGCAGCGTAATGACTTGCTGGATGCTGATGATATTGCAGACGCAATTTCGGGTATTCGAGAAGATGTCGTTTTTGGGCAAATGGTTAACTACATTCCACCGCAATCTGTCGAAGAGCAGTGGGATATTACCGGTCTTGAAAAACGCATTAAAGATGACTACGGCCTGGAAATTCCGGTCCAAAAATGGCTGGACGAAGACAGTAATCTTCACGAAGATACATTGCGTGAAAAGCTTGTTGCCACGTTTGATGAATTCTATAAAGACAAAGAAGAAAAAATTGGGCCGGTTATTCGTACACTCGAAAAACAACTGATGCTCAATGTGTTGGATTCCTTGTGGAAGGATCACCTGCAGAATATGGACAACCTGCGTCAAGGTATCAATTTGCGTGCCTATGCACAGAAGAACCCCAAGCAGGAATACAAACGTGAATCTTTTGAACTGTTTGAGCAGTTACTTGAAACATTAAAGTTTGACGTAACGCGTGTTTTATTCCGTATTGAACCCATTAGTGAAGAGCAAATGGCTGAAATGGATCGTCGGCGCCAAGCCGAGGCTGAAGCTGAAGCCAGAAAAATGAAGATGCAACACGAGAGTTTTTCGGCAATGCAACCCGAAAGCGAAGAGACCATGGAGCAGGTTAAGCCCGAGCAACCCTATGTTCGCGGAGGCAAAAAAATTGGCCGCAACGACGTTTGCCCCTGCGGTTCCGGTAAAAAATATAAAGCCTGTCACGGTAAAATAGCGTAA
- the argJ gene encoding bifunctional glutamate N-acetyltransferase/amino-acid acetyltransferase ArgJ — MAVGVENWPKIYPIAGVKLGVAAAGVKYANRNDVVLVEVAEGSQVAGVFTQNAFCAAPVTLAKESLAIEDMSKRSVRYFLVNSGNANACTGQAGIAAAKQTMQTVADCTGVIPQAVLPFSTGVIGELLPADKISAAIPEAINSLCEQNWLEAAKTIMTTDTRPKGASIRVEVDGQVFHVTGIAKGSGMIRPNMATMLGYVATDLKISREVLQNLSAYAANKSFNRITIDGDTSTNDACMLVATGLSSAPALTDSDGAYFERVRDAIVQVYQSLSQQIVRDGEGATKFVTVNVAGGVNNDECLQVAYSVAHSPLVKTALFASDPNWGRIVAAIGYAGIPDLDDTKVKVSLDDVAIVTDGGRASSYTEEAGQEVFNKEAFSINIHLGRGAAQETIWTSDLSHQYVTINAEYRT, encoded by the coding sequence ATGGCTGTGGGCGTTGAAAACTGGCCAAAAATATACCCGATTGCGGGCGTTAAATTAGGTGTGGCGGCGGCTGGCGTAAAGTACGCCAACCGCAACGACGTTGTGTTAGTAGAAGTTGCCGAAGGTAGTCAGGTGGCTGGGGTATTTACCCAAAACGCATTTTGCGCAGCTCCTGTGACCTTGGCAAAAGAAAGCTTAGCCATAGAAGATATGTCAAAGCGATCGGTTCGCTATTTTTTGGTGAATTCTGGCAACGCAAACGCCTGCACCGGGCAGGCGGGTATAGCTGCGGCAAAGCAAACGATGCAAACCGTTGCCGATTGCACCGGTGTAATCCCGCAAGCGGTTTTACCCTTTTCTACCGGCGTAATCGGAGAGCTTTTGCCCGCGGATAAAATTAGTGCAGCAATTCCCGAGGCGATCAATTCGCTATGTGAGCAAAATTGGCTCGAAGCGGCCAAAACCATAATGACAACGGACACTCGACCGAAAGGTGCGAGTATTCGGGTTGAAGTGGACGGTCAGGTTTTTCATGTAACCGGTATCGCCAAAGGCTCAGGCATGATTCGGCCCAATATGGCCACCATGTTGGGGTACGTAGCGACGGACCTGAAAATTTCCCGTGAAGTACTCCAAAACCTTTCCGCCTATGCGGCGAACAAATCTTTTAATCGTATTACGATTGATGGTGATACCTCTACCAACGATGCCTGTATGCTGGTTGCAACGGGCCTCTCGTCGGCACCCGCTCTAACCGATAGTGATGGGGCGTATTTTGAAAGAGTGCGCGATGCGATTGTTCAGGTATACCAAAGCTTGTCTCAGCAAATTGTTCGCGATGGTGAAGGCGCCACAAAGTTTGTTACCGTTAATGTTGCTGGTGGTGTAAACAATGACGAGTGTCTGCAAGTTGCCTACAGCGTTGCTCACTCACCATTGGTTAAAACGGCGCTTTTTGCATCAGACCCAAATTGGGGTCGTATTGTTGCCGCTATAGGTTATGCCGGTATACCTGATTTGGACGATACCAAAGTCAAGGTGTCGCTAGATGATGTTGCCATCGTTACCGATGGCGGAAGAGCATCTTCTTATACGGAGGAGGCGGGTCAGGAGGTTTTTAACAAGGAGGCGTTCTCCATCAATATTCATTTGGGCCGCGGTGCTGCGCAAGAAACCATCTGGACTTCAGACCTTTCTCACCAGTACGTAACGATTAATGCAGAATACCGTACGTGA
- the mutT gene encoding 8-oxo-dGTP diphosphatase MutT: MTNKVVHVAVGVVLDQQQNILISQRQAGQHLAGFWEFPGGKIEAGELCEQALFRELDEELGIQVKVSEALIVIEHQYAEKQVKLDVRLVTQFSGVPSGREGQAFKWVPASQLGAIEFPAANKKIIAALQQRLCLRG, translated from the coding sequence GTGACCAATAAGGTTGTACATGTAGCGGTGGGTGTTGTGCTTGATCAACAGCAGAATATTCTGATCTCACAGCGTCAAGCTGGCCAGCATTTAGCCGGTTTTTGGGAATTCCCCGGTGGCAAAATAGAGGCTGGCGAGCTGTGTGAGCAGGCCCTGTTTAGGGAGCTGGACGAAGAGCTGGGGATACAGGTCAAAGTCTCTGAAGCACTGATTGTTATCGAACACCAATACGCCGAAAAACAGGTAAAGCTTGATGTTCGCCTTGTCACGCAATTTTCTGGTGTGCCGAGTGGGCGTGAAGGCCAGGCGTTTAAATGGGTGCCCGCGTCTCAATTAGGCGCTATCGAATTTCCTGCGGCCAACAAAAAAATCATTGCCGCTTTACAACAGCGGTTATGCCTCCGGGGGTAA
- the yacG gene encoding DNA gyrase inhibitor YacG, with protein sequence MTVKTIAVKCPSCGKKVLMTNEYPQRPFCSDRCKTIDFGGWATEKNKIGGNEEESDSWSEDLPPEA encoded by the coding sequence ATGACTGTAAAAACCATTGCTGTTAAATGCCCGTCCTGTGGCAAAAAAGTTCTGATGACAAATGAATACCCTCAGCGTCCTTTTTGTAGCGACCGCTGTAAAACCATTGATTTTGGTGGTTGGGCTACCGAGAAAAACAAAATTGGAGGGAATGAGGAGGAAAGCGACAGCTGGTCGGAGGACTTACCCCCGGAGGCATAA
- the coaE gene encoding dephospho-CoA kinase (Dephospho-CoA kinase (CoaE) performs the final step in coenzyme A biosynthesis.) — MLTIGITGGIGSGKSTVTDFFAQLGIAIVDADIVARNIVAPGTACLEKIALHFGPHILDHNGHLNRRKLRDIIFTQPSERAWLEQLTHPLIQEATQHALSLTTSPYRIYTAPLLLEVGQNTRVDRVLIVDVPEALQLARAGARDGATSESIRAIMNSQWSREQRLAKADDIIDNSRDITHTKTQVETLHQQYLKL; from the coding sequence ATGCTCACTATTGGTATAACAGGAGGCATTGGTAGCGGTAAATCCACCGTCACCGACTTTTTTGCTCAGCTAGGCATCGCTATTGTCGACGCCGATATCGTGGCAAGAAATATTGTAGCCCCCGGTACCGCTTGCCTAGAAAAAATTGCCCTTCACTTTGGCCCCCACATTCTTGACCACAACGGTCATTTAAACCGTCGTAAACTTCGGGACATTATTTTTACTCAGCCTTCCGAGAGGGCGTGGTTGGAACAACTTACCCACCCGTTAATCCAAGAAGCCACCCAACACGCACTCTCTCTGACAACAAGCCCATATCGTATTTATACCGCTCCCCTGCTACTTGAGGTAGGGCAAAACACACGTGTGGATAGAGTATTGATTGTGGACGTACCAGAAGCCTTACAGTTGGCAAGGGCAGGAGCACGTGACGGTGCTACCAGTGAAAGCATTCGGGCCATCATGAATAGCCAGTGGAGCCGCGAGCAACGACTAGCCAAAGCCGATGATATTATTGATAATAGCCGCGACATTACCCATACCAAAACACAAGTGGAAACACTGCACCAACAATACTTAAAGTTATGA
- a CDS encoding prepilin peptidase, translating into MAGFEDLNPQTAIILVLFCTAVVSLTVGSFLNVVIYRLPLSMFAKWKAECKEFLKDNPDGKNEVDAKFNIAFPASHCPKCKAAIKPWQNIPILSYVLLRGKCSSCKAGISIRYPIVEAVTAILSVFCVYALGLNLTGGLAVLFTWCLIALTMIDVDHKLLPDDITLPLMWMGLIANSFGLFASLEHAVFGAIFGYGVLWSVYWLFKLLTGKEGMGYGDFKLLAALGAWMGWQMLPLIIILSSLVGAVIGIAGIIIMGRDKNVPIPFGPYLAIAGWIAFFWGDTITATYLQFSKVG; encoded by the coding sequence ATGGCGGGCTTTGAAGATTTAAACCCACAAACAGCGATTATTCTGGTTCTGTTTTGCACGGCTGTTGTTAGCCTAACGGTAGGCAGCTTTCTCAATGTTGTCATATACCGCCTTCCGCTCTCCATGTTCGCCAAATGGAAAGCGGAATGTAAAGAATTTTTAAAAGACAACCCAGACGGCAAAAATGAAGTCGATGCTAAATTTAACATCGCCTTCCCCGCCTCTCACTGCCCCAAATGCAAGGCCGCTATTAAACCTTGGCAGAACATTCCCATTCTTAGTTATGTGCTGTTACGGGGTAAATGTAGTAGCTGTAAGGCAGGGATTTCGATTCGCTACCCTATTGTTGAAGCTGTAACCGCTATTCTTTCAGTATTTTGTGTTTATGCGCTTGGGTTAAACCTTACAGGTGGCTTGGCTGTGTTGTTTACATGGTGCCTCATTGCACTCACCATGATCGACGTTGACCACAAACTTCTCCCCGATGATATTACCCTCCCCCTCATGTGGATGGGTTTAATTGCCAATTCATTCGGTTTGTTTGCCAGCCTCGAACACGCCGTGTTTGGCGCTATATTCGGCTATGGCGTGCTCTGGAGCGTATACTGGCTGTTTAAACTGTTAACCGGCAAGGAAGGCATGGGCTATGGCGATTTTAAACTACTCGCCGCACTAGGCGCCTGGATGGGCTGGCAAATGTTGCCATTGATTATTATTCTCTCGTCGCTCGTGGGTGCAGTTATAGGTATTGCCGGTATTATCATTATGGGCCGAGATAAAAACGTGCCCATTCCCTTCGGCCCCTACCTTGCTATCGCAGGTTGGATCGCCTTTTTTTGGGGCGATACCATTACCGCCACTTATTTACAGTTTTCCAAGGTTGGTTAA
- a CDS encoding type II secretion system F family protein translates to MATAQATATAEVFTYKGVDKKGNKVSGEVSSASSALAKAQLLKQGVRAKTVRRKPKPLFGGGGKKIKPMDIALFTRQMATMMKAGVPLVQSFDIVAGGSENKTMADLINGIKEDVAAGGGFAASLRKRPKYFDELFCNLVESGEQSGALETMLDRIATYKEKTEQLKAKIKKALTYPIAVVVVAIVVTGILLVKVVPQFAETFSSFGADLPAFTLFVLNLSELAQAYWYIILFGMVGFGMSFGKLKEKSLAFRKFVDRAALKAPIVGDIVYQSIIARFARTLSTTFAAGVPLIDALQSVAGATGNTLYEAAVLRIKDEVSTGTQLNVAINNTGIFPPMLIQMATIGEESGALDEMLDKVANFYEEAVDNLVDNLTSLLEPLIMSVLGILVGGLMIAMYLPIFQIGQVV, encoded by the coding sequence ATGGCAACAGCACAAGCAACAGCCACCGCCGAAGTTTTTACTTACAAAGGCGTTGATAAAAAAGGCAACAAAGTTTCTGGCGAGGTTAGCAGTGCTAGCTCCGCATTAGCGAAAGCACAACTTCTTAAACAAGGGGTTAGAGCTAAGACTGTTCGCCGCAAGCCTAAGCCTTTGTTTGGTGGCGGTGGTAAAAAAATTAAACCCATGGATATCGCCCTTTTTACACGTCAAATGGCAACAATGATGAAAGCGGGCGTACCGCTAGTACAAAGCTTTGATATTGTTGCGGGCGGCAGTGAAAATAAAACAATGGCGGACCTAATAAATGGCATTAAAGAAGACGTAGCGGCTGGCGGCGGTTTTGCCGCCTCTCTTCGAAAGCGACCAAAATATTTTGATGAACTGTTTTGTAACCTAGTTGAGTCCGGCGAACAATCTGGCGCCCTTGAAACAATGCTTGATCGTATCGCCACTTATAAAGAAAAAACCGAGCAATTAAAAGCAAAAATTAAAAAGGCGCTAACTTACCCCATTGCCGTAGTAGTGGTCGCCATTGTTGTAACGGGTATTTTATTGGTTAAGGTTGTACCCCAATTCGCTGAGACATTTAGCAGCTTTGGCGCTGATTTACCGGCATTTACATTATTTGTGCTCAACCTTTCGGAACTAGCGCAGGCTTACTGGTATATCATTCTGTTCGGGATGGTTGGATTCGGAATGAGCTTTGGCAAATTAAAAGAAAAAAGTCTGGCATTCCGAAAATTTGTGGATAGGGCTGCGCTTAAGGCGCCTATTGTAGGGGACATTGTCTATCAATCTATTATTGCTCGCTTTGCTCGTACACTTTCCACTACTTTCGCCGCCGGTGTACCCCTTATTGACGCCTTGCAATCTGTAGCGGGTGCCACAGGCAATACATTATACGAAGCCGCCGTGCTTCGTATTAAAGACGAAGTATCCACTGGTACCCAACTGAATGTTGCTATCAACAACACTGGCATTTTCCCTCCCATGCTAATTCAAATGGCCACCATTGGTGAAGAATCGGGTGCGCTTGATGAAATGCTGGATAAGGTTGCCAACTTCTACGAAGAAGCCGTAGACAACCTTGTAGACAACCTAACATCCCTCCTAGAACCCCTCATTATGTCTGTGCTGGGTATTCTTGTGGGTGGCTTAATGATTGCCATGTACCTGCCCATCTTCCAGATTGGTCAGGTTGTATAA
- the pilB gene encoding type IV-A pilus assembly ATPase PilB encodes MNTSVSLSGLVRRLVRDELITEEGAINAIEGAKREKTPLPLFLVNNSSISGKQIALAAADEFGTPLFDLGSISTDAIPRGVVDPKLIKKHHALPLHKRGNRLFVALSDPTNLHALDEIKFNTGLTTEALITEADKLHTAIEVFLNAEEESLGDALGGLDEDSLDDLDIEAVDEDGPAGGEDTSEVDEAPIVRFVNKVLLDAIKIGASDIHFEPYEKAFRVRLRTDGILKEVARPPVNLATRLAARLKVMSQMDISERRVPQDGRIKMKISKNRAIDFRVNSLPTLFGEKIVLRILDPSSAKLGIDALGYEEEQKKMYLDTLAQPQGMILVTGPTGSGKTVSLYTGLNILNTTERNISTAEDPVEINLEGINQVNMNTRVGLTFAMALRSFLRQDPDIVMVGEIRDLETAEIAIKAAQTGHLVLSTLHTNSAPETLTRLLNMGVPTFNVATTVSLIIAQRLARRLCPACKKPADDIPDEILSEEGFDTIGIPRDELTIFHPVGCDKCNEGYKGRVGVYEVVSITPEISRIIMEGGNSIQIADAARNEGFSDLRTSALRKAATGLTSLEEANRVTKD; translated from the coding sequence ATGAACACATCAGTCAGCCTGAGTGGTCTCGTACGGCGATTGGTTCGTGATGAGCTGATTACTGAAGAAGGCGCCATTAATGCAATTGAGGGCGCCAAACGGGAAAAAACGCCGTTACCTCTTTTTTTAGTCAATAACAGCTCCATTAGCGGCAAGCAAATCGCCCTTGCTGCGGCAGATGAATTTGGCACTCCTTTATTCGACCTTGGGAGTATTAGTACGGACGCCATTCCTAGGGGGGTAGTAGACCCCAAGCTGATTAAAAAACACCACGCTCTTCCCCTGCATAAACGCGGAAACCGACTATTTGTTGCGCTTTCAGACCCAACCAACCTGCATGCGCTTGACGAAATCAAGTTCAACACAGGCCTAACGACTGAAGCACTTATTACTGAGGCAGACAAGTTACACACGGCTATTGAAGTTTTCCTCAACGCGGAAGAAGAAAGCTTGGGCGATGCGCTGGGTGGCTTGGACGAAGATTCTCTCGACGACCTCGATATAGAGGCCGTCGATGAAGACGGGCCAGCAGGCGGTGAGGATACGTCCGAAGTTGATGAAGCACCCATTGTACGCTTCGTAAACAAAGTACTATTGGATGCCATTAAAATTGGAGCTTCGGACATACACTTTGAACCGTACGAGAAGGCCTTTAGAGTGCGCTTACGTACAGACGGCATTCTTAAAGAAGTTGCACGACCCCCAGTGAACTTAGCAACGAGGCTGGCGGCGCGACTAAAAGTTATGTCGCAAATGGATATCTCCGAACGGCGTGTTCCTCAGGATGGCCGCATCAAAATGAAGATATCCAAAAATCGTGCGATCGATTTCCGTGTAAATTCTCTGCCGACGCTGTTTGGCGAAAAAATTGTACTGCGTATTCTGGACCCCTCAAGCGCAAAATTGGGTATCGACGCCCTCGGCTACGAAGAAGAGCAGAAAAAAATGTACTTAGACACCCTGGCGCAACCACAGGGTATGATTCTGGTCACGGGCCCAACCGGCTCAGGTAAAACGGTATCGCTTTATACCGGCTTAAATATTCTCAACACGACCGAGCGAAACATCTCAACCGCGGAAGACCCTGTAGAGATCAACCTGGAAGGCATCAACCAGGTTAATATGAATACCCGCGTAGGGCTTACCTTCGCGATGGCTTTGCGGTCTTTTCTGCGCCAAGACCCTGACATAGTGATGGTGGGTGAAATTCGAGACCTCGAAACGGCGGAAATTGCAATTAAAGCCGCACAAACCGGTCACCTAGTACTTTCAACTCTGCACACTAACAGCGCACCTGAAACATTGACCCGCTTGCTGAATATGGGCGTACCCACCTTTAACGTGGCCACCACCGTTAGCCTGATCATTGCCCAGCGCTTGGCGCGCCGATTATGCCCTGCCTGTAAAAAACCCGCCGATGATATTCCCGATGAAATTTTATCGGAAGAGGGCTTCGACACCATAGGCATTCCACGAGATGAGCTCACAATCTTTCACCCCGTAGGTTGCGACAAATGTAATGAAGGGTATAAAGGGCGTGTTGGTGTGTACGAGGTGGTAAGCATCACCCCAGAAATTTCACGTATTATCATGGAAGGTGGTAATTCCATCCAAATTGCCGACGCTGCTCGCAACGAAGGCTTTAGCGATTTACGAACATCTGCGCTTCGAAAGGCTGCCACGGGATTAACCAGCCTTGAAGAAGCCAACCGAGTTACCAAGGATTAA
- a CDS encoding pilin: MKQVQQGFTLIELMIVIAIIGILAAVALPAYQDYTVRSKISEVLIAATSPKALISEAFQSDGLTGAQNAAAEYNTRNVNQKSSKFVADITIDEATAGITVTTGAAATSGLPTDAAGMTLVFSPNVQSAALALGATGAIDWACGSTTQNTAATRGLGSAVAGTLPAKYAPSECR, encoded by the coding sequence ATGAAACAAGTACAGCAAGGTTTTACGCTTATCGAACTGATGATTGTTATTGCAATTATCGGAATCCTCGCAGCTGTGGCTCTACCGGCATACCAAGACTACACCGTACGCTCAAAAATCTCTGAAGTACTGATTGCCGCGACTTCACCAAAGGCTTTAATCAGTGAAGCTTTCCAGAGCGATGGTTTGACTGGCGCGCAAAATGCGGCTGCTGAGTATAACACCCGTAACGTAAACCAGAAATCTTCAAAGTTCGTTGCTGATATTACCATTGATGAAGCTACAGCTGGCATTACCGTGACCACTGGCGCGGCGGCTACATCAGGCCTGCCAACTGATGCAGCGGGGATGACTTTAGTTTTTAGCCCGAATGTTCAGTCGGCTGCACTTGCTCTTGGTGCAACGGGTGCAATTGACTGGGCTTGTGGTTCAACGACTCAAAATACTGCCGCTACTCGTGGACTTGGAAGTGCGGTTGCTGGAACACTTCCAGCTAAATACGCACCTTCTGAATGTCGTTAA